The Lates calcarifer isolate ASB-BC8 linkage group LG19, TLL_Latcal_v3, whole genome shotgun sequence genomic interval CTGCAGATCACATGATCCACCTGGTCTCTTCAGCTTGGCAGTGTTACTGATAATGTACTGTAGGGGGACCCCCAGTACCACTTATCCTACCATCTATACTTTGAATGATAATGAAGATTTTTGATACATCAGCTCACAGGATCACATCACAGTGAAACTCCCACTTGTAGCTCTTCATATCGAGGGAGTAAGACTCTGGGAGTTTCTGTCAGGACATGGATATTTTCAGTAAACACAGCCTCCTCAGACTGTCTCTAGTCTCTTTGCTGTTGAACACAGGTAAATACCAATAAAATCAACTGTGGACTCTTGCTTATGaatacagttttatatttaacttgttttccagtttttgcTACTATTATAATTGAATCTCATTCCATTatccaacaaaaacatttaattatgcTATCCTTGATTATTAAACATACAGGAATTACTGATGGCAGTGATGTCAACCAGACACCCATACTGTGGAAAGACAAAGGCGACAGTGCAACAATACACTGCAACCACACCAAGGGTGTTGGCTACAACCAGATGTACTGGTACAGACAGCTGCCTGGAGAAACTATGAAACTAATTGTGTTCACAACAACAGCCACACCAAATCACGACTTTGGAGATTTCAGCAAAGACAAATTTTCAGCCACTAAGCCCAGTGATGAGACCGGGACATTCACAGTGAAGAATCTGGTGCCAGAGGATAAAggcttgtatttctgtgctgtgagtgaacacagtgacacagacacatgtgaAAGCTGAACAAAAACCTCAGTGCACTGTTTGAACAACTGTTCCCAAATATCTCATGTACTGTGGAGCCTCAAGTACCACAAACACTCCATGTTACACTTTGATTCACCACGTGGATTTTTGATAGAGCCACTGACAGAGAACGTCACACAAGACATGACACACCCACCTGCATCTCTTATATCTGTAACTACACTGACAGTTACATTATATATGAGACTTGGACCTGTAGAACATGGACATTATCAAACATGGTCTCTCCAGCTTGTTACTATTTCTGCTCTGGAACAAAGGTAAAGATCTAGGGTTGGGCAATATGGTTGACATCAATAATAtgactgaatttttaaaaataaatctagtATCAAAAAATATTACAGGATGGCAAAGTATGTAAAATCACAAAAGATATTTTTCTTACATTCAGTACAGTGAGGTATGTTCATCTTTAATGTACTACATCAGAAAAACTATTCATACATGTAAGaaacaacaaactttttttaTCTGCCATTGGCACAAAATCATAACACTTTTACATACTGTTTATACACACAGGTCTTATTGATGGGAGTGATGTCAACCAGACACCCATACTGTGGAGAAAACAGGGTGACAATGCAACAATACACTGCAACCACACTAAGGGCACCTACTACAACCAGATGTACTGGTACAGACAGCTGCCAGGAGAAACAATGAAGCAAATTGTGTTCACAACAACAGCCACACCAAATCACGACTTTGGAGATTTCAGCAAAGACAAATTTTCAGCCACTAAGCCTGATGCTGAGACTGGAACATTCACAGTGAAGAATGTGGAGCCTGGAGATAAAggcttgtatttctgtgctgtaagtgaacacagtgatacagacaCATGTGAGAGCTGAACAAAAACCTCAGTGCACTATTTGAACAACTGTTAATAAAACCTTTAACCTCCTGAACAGTAGGGGGACCTCGAGCATAATCACAGAGCATTTTCCAGCAGTGACACTCCCATCTGCAACCCTTCATCTTTCTGTTATAACATCACTCCTTGTACCCCAGTGgactgttttcacagctgttCCCAAATATCTCATGTACTGTGGAGCCTCAAGTACCACAAACACTCCAAGTCACACCTCGATTCACCACGTGGATTTTTGATAGAGCCACTGACAGAGAACGTCACACAATATATGACACACCCACCTGCATCTCTTATATCTGTAACTACACTGACAGTTACATTATATATGAGACTTGGACCTGTAGAACATGGACATTATCAAACATGGTCTCTCCAGCTTGTTACTATTTCTGCTCTGGAACAAAGGTAAAGATCTAGGGTTGGGCAATATGGTTGACAGCAGCAGAAGTAATGATTTTAAACTGGTTGACTGCATGAGAGTTAAAATGTTCACTAGTAATAACTTTTAAACACTTTTACATACTGTTTATACACACAGGTCTTATTGATGGGAGTGATGTCAACCAGACACCCATACTGTGGAGAAAACAGGGTGACGATGCAACAATACACTGCAACCACACCAAGAGTGTTGAGTACAACCAGATGTACTGGTACAGACAGCTGCCTGGAGAGACAATGAAACTAATTGTGttcacaacaacagtcaaacCAGACCATGACTTTGGAGATTTCAGCAAAGACAAATTCTCAGCCACTAAGCCTGATGTTGAGACCGGGACATTCACAGTGAAGAATCTGGTGCCAGAGGATAAAggcttgtatttctgtgctgtaagtgaacacagtgatacagacaCATGTGAGAGCTGAACAAAAACCTCAGTGCACTGTTTGAACAACTGTTAATAAAACCTTTAACCTCCTGAACAGTAGGGGGACCTCGAGCATAATCACAGAGCATTTTCCAGCAGAGACACTCCCATCTGCAacccttcatctctctgttaTAACATCACTCCTCTCATCACAGACTGACAGTGACTCTGGTCTCAAGTTCATTTTGCTCAGAACACAATAATGATCTCAGCTGGTCTGATCAaagtctctgcagctctgctctgtgttgtaGGTACTGTACATTATGATGCTGAtgactgagaggagaagctCTCActtggttttgatttttctgacttctctggtttatttaaaaatatgatattGACCATTGAGATTGCATGATGAAGAGGAATCACTGTTGGTCCTGTAACATGACAAGCTAACAaaagcaccttttttttttttaacctctgcaGGTCTAAGTGATGAGAGTGATGTCAATCAGACTCCTCTGCTGTGGAGCACTGAGGGTCAGTCTGCGACAATGAACTGCAGTCACACTAAGGGCAGTACATATTGGCTCATGTACTGGTACAGACAGCTGCCAGGAGAGACAATGAAGCAAATTGTGTTCACAACAACAGCCACACCAAATCACGACTTCGGAGATTTCAGCAAAGACAAATTCTCAGCCACTAAGCCTGATGCTGAGACCGGGACATTCACAGTAAAGAATGTGGAGCCTGGAGATAAAggcttgtatttctgtgctgtgagtgaacacagtgatacagacaCATGTGAGAGCTGAACAAAAACCTCAGTGCACCATTTTCACAGCTGTTCCCAAATATCTCATGTACTGTGGAGCCTCAAGTACCACAAACACTCCAAGTCACACCTCGATTCACCACGTGGATTTTTGATAGAGCCACTGACAGAGAACGTCACACAATATATGACACTCCCACCTGCATCTCTTATATCTGTAACTACACTGACAGTTACATTATATATGAGACTTGGACCTGTAGAACATGGACATTATCAAACATGGTCTCTCCAGCTTGTTACTATTTCTGCTGTGGAACAAAGGTAAAGATCTAGGGTTGGACAATATggttgacagcagcagaaataatgattttaaactGGTTGACTGCATGAGAGTTAAAATGTTCACTAGTAATAACTTTTAAACACTTTTACATACTGTTTATACACACAGGTCTTATTGATGGGAGTGATGTCACCCAGACACCCATACTGTGGAGAAAACAGGGTGACGATGCAACAATACACTGCAACCACACCAAGAGTGTTGAGTACAGCCAGATGTACTGGTACAGACAGCTGCCTGGAGAGACAATGAAACTAATTGTGttcacaacaacagtcaaacCAGACCATGACTTTGGAGATTTCAGCAAAGATAAATTCTCAGCCACTAAACCTGATTCTTACAGTGGAACATTCACAGTGAAGAATCTGGTGCCAGAGGATAAAGGCTTGTATTTCTGTGCCGTGagtaaacacagtgacacagacacatgtgaGAGCTGAACAAAAACCTCAGCGCACTGTTTGAACAACTGTTAATAAAACCTTTAACCTCCTGAACAGTAGGGGGACCTCGAGCATAATCACAGAGCATTTTCCAGCAGTGACACTCCCATCTGCAacccttcatctctctgttaTAACATCACTCCTCCCATCACAGACTGACAGTGACTCTGGTCTCAAGTTCATTTTGCTCAGAACACAATAATGATCTCAGCTGGTCTGATCAaagtctctgcagctctgctctgtgttgtaGGTACTGTACATTATGATGCTGAtgactgagaggagaagctCTCActtggttttgatttttctgacttccgtggatttaaaaaaaacaaaaaaaacttaatgATCTGATTTTGACCTTTCAGTTGGTTCAGTCTTCATGATGAAGAGGACTCATTGTTGGTCCTGTAAcatgacaaaataacaaaaacacaatgttttacTTCTGCAGGTCTAAGTGATGGGAATGATGTCAATCAGACTCCTCTGCTGTGGAGCACTGAGGGTCAGTCTGCAACAATGAACTGCAGTCACACTAAGGATGCTACTTTTTACCAGATGTACTGGTACAGACAGCTGCCTGGAGAAACTATGAAACTAATTGTGTTCACAACAACAGCCACACCAAATCACGACTTCGGAGATTTCAGCAAAGACAAATTCTCAGCCACTAAGCCTGATGTTGAGACCGGGACATTCACAGTGAAGAATCTGGTGCCAGAGGATAAAggcttgtatttctgtgctgtaagtgaacacagtgatacagacaCATGTGAGAGCTGAACAAAAACCTCAGTGCACTGTTTGAACAACTGTTAATAAAACCTTTAACCTCCTGAACAGTAGGGGGACCTCGAGCATAATCACAGAGCATTTTCCAGCAGTGACACTCCCATCTGCAacccttcatctctctgttaTAACATCACTCCTCCCATCATAGACTGACAGTGACTCTGGTCTCAAGTTCATTTTGCTCAGAACACAATAATGATCTCAGCTGGTCTGATCAaagtctctgcagctctgctctgtgttgtaGGTACTGTACATTATGATGCTGAtgactgagaggagaagctCTCActtggttttgatttttctgacttctctggtttatttaaaaatatgatattGACCATTGAGATTGCATGATGAAGAGGAATCATTGGTGGTCCTGTaacatgataacatttttttttacccctgcAGGTCTAAGTGATGGCAATGATGTCAATCAGACTCCTCTGCTGTGGAGCACTGAGAGTCAGTCTGCAACAATGAACTGCAGTCACACTAAGGGCAGTTCATATCGACAGATGTACTGGTACAGACAGCTGCCAGGAGAGACAATGAAGCAAATAGTTTACACAACAGCATACAGCCCTCATGAGTATCAAAGTGGCTTCAGTGAGGACAAATTTCCAGCAAAGAAGAACGACGCTGAGACTGGATCTTTGACTGTTAAGAAGCTGCTGCATAATGACAGTGgagtgtatttctgtgctgtgagtGAACACAGTGAGACAGGTGATTTAGACAGCTGTACAAATACTCAACTAGTGGTGTCACAGAGAATAGAAGATAACAATCCCTTTAATGAACTGTAGAGGGAACCATACACAAATGGTCCCACTTATCATTGGACCATGAGAGAGAACTATGAGCCTTTTAAACTTACATTCAATTTCATATTAATTGTCCTGTGCAGTACTGAAGTATGACTATCATGGTAACTTATTTCTCTCCATGCATTAGAAACAGTCTCGAAAAAGatctaaaaataaacaacagcaaataaactgtgattttacttaacattaaaatatatcaAGTTCAAGTGTTTCCTTACCTTTTCTGACTTAAAGTCACACTTGATGGTTACAATGTCAGTACTCTCTTCAACAAGTATAGGTGCCTGAATACTGAAGATAAAACATGGTATCTATAAACCACCATCAGCCCTGTGTGTACCACCAAAAACTGTCTTGCACCTGGAACCAACCACACTAAAAGATGTTTTCACTACACTCTGTTTTATATCGATAAATGACATGCAAATGTtaataaagacacatttttacaaGTTACTCGTTAACTGACAAGTACCACAACTGTGTATTTCAACATCAGTTgatcacattaaaatgtatcaCTGTTTCATACTGCATACATTCTGACCTCCATCTTATTTAACATAGGGTTCAGTTCAGAacataacatcatcatcaaacttGACCTTCTCCACTTGACAGTATTACTGACGTGAATGTAGGGGAACCTCCATCCAGAGTGTAGAGATCATCACATGCTGCAGAGACACACCTACCCTTCTATCTCTTCATATCTCAGACTCGACTGTTACATTAATTGTATGTATTGTATTCTGTGGcatgaaatatttgaaatatgaaAACCACAAGCCTCCATCACATTTGACAAGTATCGCCAGTGTGTGTCATCACAGTAATGACACACCTTTTTACAGAGGTTACGTCACATGACAGGAtgatgctgctgtcagctgctttGTCAAATGTCTCACTGAACACGTACTCAGTCTGTTTAGCATCTCAAAATGATTTCAGCACTAATTATCTTTACggtttctctgctctgtcctgCAGGTATTATTcttttaacatctttttttattgaagATATTAAAttagtatttagtatttattaaaaaaaatgccttTCCCCTATTGTTGACTTTAAAACCTCTTGGTTTATGGTTTAATTCCAGGTAGTAATACCAATAATGGAGTCCACCAAACCTCAAGGTTACTGGTAGAGAGGGGTCAGTCTGCCCAGATGAACTGCAAGCATGATCTTGGGGGCACTTACTTTGAGATGTGCTGGTATCAACAGCTGCCAGAGGAGAATCTGAAACAGATCGTCTCCACAGTGCCTTACAGTGAGCCAGACTTTGGAGATTTTAGCCAAGACAAATTCTCAGCCACAAAGTCTGAAGCTGAAAGCGGATCTTTCACGGTGAAAAACGTTGAACCAGGTGACAGCGGAGTGTACTTCTGTGCCGTCAGCTCACACACTGTGATGCTGATATTTGTCAAGCTGCACAAAAACCACAGACTCAGTCTGGCACTCTGCCTGACGTGATCATATTACAATGTTACTATATTcatgttcaataaagacatacTGACAAAGTGGatacacataaaacacagcatGACAATCACCAACACCAGATTcgaaacagaggaaaagagctTTTTATGAAAAGGGATACATGAGAGGACAGAAAACATGGATATAAAGGGGATGGATTTGAAtagggtggacaaaataaaaggaaacacctgtcaacacaacacaatacagctcaacagcaccacagactACATCCTTCAAATGATCACACAGTTTCATCAAAAACTGAATCCTGAAACCCTGGTGAAGGGAGGATTAGTCGCAGGAGTGTTACACTGCATTAGTTCTAGTtatgtgtacctaataaactggcaattGAGTTTatacatttcatattatattatgacCATGTGACCATCCCAGTCACAAAGCAAGAGGCATCTCAAATGAATGAACAAGTGATTTTCAAGTGATAAATGACTCTGATTCTCAGATCTAAATGTGATTAATAccatgtaaaaaatatattatggaAGGTTTTTATAAACTGAAGTTCTACACCACAACATGAGAGCAACCAGAGTCTTGCTCACAATACCACAATGTATCTCCTCCCCTCTACGCTGATCCCATAACatctgttcagtctgtcagttgatgcagagacagagaggaagataaaGACATCATGGTCAGAAACCTCAGCTGGATCTCTGCGCTGCTTCTCTGGCTCTCCTGTAGGTTTAAATTCAAACTGTTCActaaaagttacatttttgtatccatctctgttttattaatgcttttcctctttcaacACAGGTCGCTCACTGAGCAATAAAGTCGATCAGGCTCCAACATCAATATTGGGAGGACCTCATGATTCAGCAACAATCAGCTGCAGCCATTCAGTCAGTTCATACAATGTAATACTGTGGTACCATCAGCCAGTGGGTGACTCAGCCCTTAAACTCATTGGACATATTCTATATACTAACCCAACCCTTGAGGAGAAATTCAAACAGCATTTCAATGTGACTGGAGATGGCTCATCAAAATCTCTACTTCATGTGCTGAAATTCAGACAGCCAGAAGACAGTGGCATGTATTACTGCGCAGCTAGTAGGCACAGTGACTGTATTACCTTCTCGCCTCTACAAAAACCCTCTCTGATAATCCACCGCATAAATTCACACTGAAGGAGAGCACACCTGCATCTGGCAGCCGCTTATAGCAGGAACTCACAGTGATCTTAAATTCAGTAAGAAAGCACTCTCTACTTTTAAAAGAGTACTTAGTTATTTTGGAAACAGTTATGTTGCTATCAGTGCTTCACAATACAAAACCTCACCATCATACGTTTTTGCGTTTCAGTATTACAGCTCACAGCCCCATGCACCTATATTCCTTCCTTTCACAGGGTGGCAGTATATCTTCAATCACAGCTTTATACTGAGCTAGTGATGTGTAGTGGTAGCTGacatgatgataatgatgacaaGCTGAAGATAAACTATGACACCACCCACCTACACAGCTCagagcttcagtttcctcaAAGAGGAGGTTGGAAATCATCAGTATAACCTCTGATACACAGAGAATATCTttcacagcaacagtaaaattattaccaaacaaaataaccaaacacagaagacaacatGAACCTCTTATTACTAAGCATCGCACTCAACACTGTGCTGGTTTCAGGTAATGACATCAACAATTTAATACAACTGTTACCACTGTATGCAAACTgtatttaatcacattttattttaacacattgCTGAATTTAACTGTGTCCATTTTATAAACACTGTGTCTTGTTTTTGGTTGATGTCTGTTCAACAGGTTCCTCTCTCAGTGACAAAGTCGAGCAGACTCCAGCTGACATTTACAAGAAACCAAAAGAAGAAGCAATAATCAGCTGTTCACACAGCATTGACGGCTACTACGCAATCCTCTGGTACAAACAATTAAaggacaaacagctgcagttctTAGGTTacataaatagaaaaaatgGTGTTCCTGAAGCTGGTGCTGGTGTGAAAATAGAAGGGGATGCAAACAAAGACCAGACCTGCACTTTAATAATTGAAAGACTTGTTCTGaacaacagtgcagtgtacttctgtgctgctagttaccacagtgctacatatcactgctcctcagtacaaaaacctcaccatcatgttttcatctcaCTATTACAGCTCACAGCCTCTTGCACCTGTATTAACCCATTCTAATCAAGGATTCTTGTGTGCAGCTATGCAACACTTAACTTATAAACAGCAGTATCAGACACTCAGTATACCAGTGTCTCATTTCAAAAGTCACTATGAAAACTTAAATTCTCACATATATCAGAGAGTTCATGGACTGTAAATAAGCATTAAAGGCAGGACTACCAAATCATCAAAATTCAAAGCACATACTCTGTTTTGAACTTTCTACTGCTGCAGGAATTAGAGAgcatattttttcaaatatgaaGACTAATAACTAAGTCTACTATTAAAGGTTTAGATAAATGAACAACTATAATAACTGccaaagaaaggaagaaaactTTAGTGAGATGCACTGTACATCAGATGCTAAGTCTACTAAGGTCATAGTTCAAGGTCTTCATCTAcaatggttttaatgtttagaagaggaggaaacactttgacccctcccaccctcctcagAAAAGGAGACAGACATTCAGTAtagctgcatttactgtgatgaaaacataaaacaaactacaTAGATCTTAAATTTagtcagaaaacacagcatgaTGATCATTTTCTTCTGTATAACCTTTAATGTTATACTGGTTTCAggtaataaatatataatcaaaaaatatattgaaTTTCTCAAAATTCTACACATAAGTTACTTTCTTAAACTCCAGTCCTTTGCTCTTATTTATTCTATTTCATTCTGACTTCATGTGATTGTATAATGTTTAACATCTTTCTGTTCAACAGGTTCCTCTCTCAGTGACAAAGTCAAGCAGACTCCAGCTGACATTTCCAAGGAACCAGGAGAAGAAGCAAGAATCAACTGTTCACACACTATTGACAGCTATGAACGAATCTACTGGTACAAGCAATTAAAGGACAGACAACTACAATTCCTGGGATACATGAATTTAGCATTTTCTAATCctgaagctggagctggagtGAAAATGGAAGGGGGAGCAAGTAAAGGCCAGACCTGCACTTTAATAATTGAAGAACTCACCTGGAATAACAgtgcagtgtacttctgtgctgctagttaccacagtgctacatatcactgctcctcagtaCAAAAACCTCACCATCACATGACTTAATCTCAGTATTACAGCTCACAGCTTCTTGCACCTGTATTCCTTCCTTTCACAAGGTGGCGGTATATCTTCAATCACAGCTTTATACTGAGCTAGTGATGTGTAGTGAGGGTGTGAATGGTTGGACAAGTTGAGGATGAACTATGACACCACCCACCTACACAGCTCagagcttcagtttcctcaAAGAGGAGGTTGGAAATCATCAGTATAACCTCTGATAcacagagaattttttttagagcaacagtaaaattatcatcaacaaaataaccaaacacagaagacaacatGAACCTCTTATTACTAATCATTGCTCTCAACACTGTGCTGGTTTCAGGTAATGTCATCAACAATTTAATACAGGTGCTGCCATTTTGTTAACTCgattttattacttttcattttatcacattGTTGAACTGTGTCCATTTTATAAACACTGTGTCTTGTTTTTGGTTGATGTCTGTTCAACAGGTTCCTCTCTCAGAGTCAAGCAGACTCCAGCTGACATTTACAAGAAACCAAAAGAAGAAGCTAGAATCAACTGTTCACACAGCATTGACGACTACTACACAATCCTCTGGTACAAACAATTAAAAGACAGACAACTACAGCTCCTGGGATACATGAATTATGAGAAAGATAATCctgaagctggagctggagtGAAATTAGAAGGGGGAGCAAGTAAAGGCCAGACCTGCACTTTAATAATTGAAGAACTCACCTGGaacaacagtgcagtgtacttctgtgctgctagttaccacagtgctacatatcactgctcctcagtaCAAAAACCTCACCATCACATGACTTCATCTCAGTATTACAGCTCACAGCTTCTTGCACCTGTATTCCTTCCTTTCACAAGGTGGCGGTATATCTTCAATCACAGCTTTATACTGAGATAGTGATGTGTAGTGAGGGTGTGAATGGTTGGACAAGTTGAGGATGAACTATGACACCACCCACCTACACAGCTCagagcttcagtttcctcaAAGAGGAGGTTGGAAATCATCAGTATAACCTCTGATACACAGAGAATATCTttcacagcaacagtaaaattattaccaaacaaaataaccaaacacagaagacaacatGAACCTCTTATTACTAAGCATCGCACTCAACACTGTGCTGGTTTCAGGTAATGTCATCAACATTTTAATCCTCATTTTGAACAGTAtctgtttatcattttaatgatCTTTAACCATGATTATATTTTTCTGCcattcattacattttacttGATTACATTACTGAAGTTACCAGCATTCATTCTTGTATTATACTGTATCTGGTTTTTGGTTTGTCTTTCTCCACAGGTTCCTCTCTCAGTGACCAAGTTCACCAGACTCCAGCTGACATGTACAAGAAACCAGGAGAGAACGCCACAATCAGCTGTTCACACAGTATTCAAAGCTATGATCAAATCCTCTGGTACAAGCAGTCAGAGGGACAGTTACAACTCCTGGGATATGTGTATTTTAATACTGGATATCCTGAAGCTGGAGCGAATGCAAAAATGGAAGGGGGTGCAAATAAAGGCCAGACCGCCACTTTAACAGTTGAAGCACTCAGCCTGaacaacagtgcagtgtacttctgtgctgCTCGTTACCACAGTGCTGCGtatcactgctcctcagtaCAAAAACCTCACCATCACTCAATTCTCATCTCAGTACTACAGCTCACAGCTTCTTGCACCTGTATTAACCCAAAGATAACACAAAGATCAGATATGATATTGGAAGGAAAAATGTGTTGCATAGCTGCACATAAAGAACAGTTATACAGCACTGACATGAATCCATAGCTGACATTTCTGCACTAAACACTGACGTTGAACTTAACTTCACATTGTTACTGATTCTTTCACTATTAAGGTCATTGTTtaaggttgttgttgttttgcttccttTCATAAGGTGGCAGTTTGTTTTTACTGGGCCACTGGTGTgcagatagatatagatagatgtactttaCTGATCCTGTGAGAGAAATTCTTGTGATTTTTCATCTCAGTATTACAGCTCACAGCTTCTTGCACCTGTATTCCTTCCTTTCACAAGGTGGCGGTATATCTTCAATCAGACCTTAATACTGAGCTAGTGATGTGTAGTGGTAGCTGTTAGGATGAAAATGATAACGAGCTGAAGATAAACTATGACACCACCCACCTACACAGCTCagagcttcagtttcctcaAAGAGGAGGTTGGAAATCATCAGTATAAACTCTGATACACAGAGAATATCTttcacagcaacagtaaaattattaccaacaaaataaccaaacacagaagacaacatGAACCTCTTATTACTAAGCATTGCATTTAACACTGTGCTGGTTTCAGGTAATGTCATCAACAATTTAATACAACTGTTACCATTTTATGCAAACTgtatttaatcacattttattttaacacattgCTGAATTTAACTGTGTCCATTTTATAAACACTGTGTCTTGTTTTTGGTTGATGTCTGTTTAACAGGTTCCTCTCTCAGTGACAAAGTCGAGCAGACTCCAGTTGACATTTACAAGAAACCAAAAGAAGAAGCAAGAATCAACTGTTCACACAGCATTGACAACTACTACGCAATCCTCTGGTACAAACAATTAAaggacaaacagctgcagttctTAGGTTACATGAATTTAAAGGATGGTGTTCCTGAAGCTGGAGCTGTTGTGAAAATAGAAGGGGATGCAAACAAAGGCCAGACCTGCACTTTAATAATTGAAAGACTTGTTCCAaacaacagtgcagtgtacttctgtgctgctagttaccacagtgctacatatcactgctcctcagtacaaaaacctcaccatcatgttttcctctctgtattaCAGCTCTCAGCCTCTTGCACCTGTATTAACCCATTCTAACCAAGGAATCTTGTGTGCAGCTATGCAACACTTCACCTAAAACATCCTGTTATAACCAGCAGTATGAGAAAGTCAATATACCAACAATTGAACTGTCCAATGTTACAAAACTAGTCaacattttgttgttaaaaaaatgAGGCAACAACTAAGTGTGCTAATAAATGTTTAGATAAAGACACAAGTATAATAACTTAAATCCATAGTTAATATTGTAACACTTTATGCTGATGTTGCACTGAACATCAGGTTGTCTATTAAGGtcatatttctctgttgttttgtttcctgtaaTATGGTGGCAGTTTGTCTTTACTGAGCCAGTGG includes:
- the LOC108896410 gene encoding M1-specific T cell receptor beta chain, yielding MDIIKHGLSSLLLFLLWNKGLIDGSDVNQTPILWRKQGDNATIHCNHTKGTYYNQMYWYRQLPGETMKQIVFTTTATPNHDFGDFSKDKFSATKPDAETGTFTVKNVEPGDKGLYFCAVSEHSDTDTCLIDGSDVNQTPILWRKQGDDATIHCNHTKSVEYNQMYWYRQLPGETMKLIVFTTTVKPDHDFGDFSKDKFSATKPDVETGTFTVKNLVPEDKGLYFCAVSEHSDTDTCES